TGCGCAACCGGCTGCAAAGGCCATGGCCCATGAACTCAACCCGGTAACGAGAGCGAGGATGCATCCGAGAACCAGCAGGTAGATCTGGTTGCGGACCAGGGTGCGCACGTCATGCAGCAAAAAACCCCGTCGCGCGAGAAAGGTCTCAATCCTGTGGTTTATCCTGCCGAGCGGCCGCATCCTGTTTGTCCAATTCCCTCTGAATCTTCTTGGTTTCCATGTACATATTCTTGAAGCCGGCGATGATTCCAAAAACCAAGAAAAGCAAAAAAAGCGTGGGCTTTGTATCCAACCATTTGTCCAGGTACCATCCGATGAGCGCACCCACGAACGTCGACGCGACGAGGTGGATGCCCAAAAGGCCGGCCTGGGAGAACGGCTGCATCAGGTCTTTGTACTTGGACTTGGATCGAAAAAACATATCTTAATGTTTGGCTCTCTGGGTGTAAATGCCGTGTGTTCTGGGCGTAGTCGGGGCGTATCGATATGATACTGCCTCGGAAGGGAACTCATTTCGTTCGTTCTGTCTTCTGTCCCTTCGTGCAAACATTCACATGCCCACGGCGTCTATCACAGCGCTCCGGAGCAAGTCAACGAGGTCGACGAAAAAAACAACGTGGCGGACGTCGTGATGGCATTTCTTCGTGTCGTTAGATTTTCAAAAGATTGCACTTGCGGGCGTCGTGGCGGGATGACAAGTTTCCTGGAAGCGAATAGGAATCCTCCTTGCCCGACACGGCGCAGTGGCCGAGGCGGTGAACGGTCGAATGCCGCCCCGTCCGCCACCGCTCGCCGAGGAGTGCGGGTGTTCCCTGAAAATAACAGAAGTCATTGGAATCGTTTGGAGGAAACCGAAATTCGTCATGGCCATACCTAAAGCATTACCTTCCCAAAGCCTGCGCGCGCGGCTCGACCCCGAGCACATCGGCTACGTCGACAGCACCGAGATCCCCTGCGCGGATCCGGCTCCGCCCATGCAGCCCAGAGCCTTGCACGCCCTGGAGTTGGGGCTGAGCATCCCTAAAAAAGAATACAATATTTTCGTGGTCGGTGAGCCGCAACTCGGACGGACGTACCTTGTGCAAGACTACCTTAATCCGCGCGCCGCCCAAAGGCCGACCCCGCCGGATTGGGTCTACGTCTTCAATTTTGAGGATCCGGATCGTCCTCTGGCTGTCTCCCTGGCCTCCGGCGCGGCCAAGGCGTTCAAGGCCGAGCTGGCCGCCGTGGTGCATCGCATACGCGACGAGGTACCAAACCGTTTCAGCCAGGACCAGTATTTACGGCAAAAGGAAAAACTGGTCCGCCAGTTTCAGAACTCCAAGGAGGAATTGATTCTCCAGATGGAGGAGCAAGCCGACGGGCACGGGTTCAACCTCTCCTTCGACGAGCAGGGCAACGTTAACCTGTTTCCCATCGTGGACGGGAAGGTTTTGAACAGCGGCGACGTGGAGAAGCTGGAACCGGGGGTGAGGTTGAAGCTGCGCAACGAAGGCGATCAAACCTTGGACGCGATGCTCGGCCTGCTACGCCAGATCAACGCCCGTGAACAGGATTTGCGTGACGCAGAACGCAATTTGGAGCGAGACGTGCTGGAGCAGGTACTGCTGGAAGCGCTGGAACCGTTCATCGCCCAGCATGTCGAGCACGAACGCCTCCATGCCTTTTTGACAGCATTGCGCGGGGATCTGCTGGACAACCTGGATCAGTTCAAGCCGAAGGACCAGGTGGCCCAAGTCGGAGGTCCGGAGGCCATGGCTTCCAACGAGGGCTTTTTCGATCGGTACATGGTCAACCTGTTCGTGGACAACAGCCGGTTGAATGGAGCGCCGATCATCGTCGAGGACAACCCCACGTTCTTCAATCTCTTGGGCTGCATTGAGCGCGAGGCGGAATGGGGGGCCCTGTTCACCGACTTTTCCCTGCTCAAGCCCGGGGCTTTGCATCGAGCCAACGGCGGTTTCCTAGTCCTGCACATTGAAGACGTTCTCCAACATCCCCAAGCCTGGGAAGGTCTTTTGCGGGCACTGCGCTCCATGCAGATCCGCATCGAAGACCCCGGTGATCATCACGAAACGATCCGCACCAAGACTATCACTCCGGAACCCATCTCCTTGGACGTGAAGGTAATCCTCGTGGGCACGGACGAGGCTTACGACCTGCTTCTGGCTTACGACGATCGGTTTCCCAAGCTGTTCAAGATCAAGGGGCAGATCCAGGATACGGTGACCCGCGACGCGGATTCCATCCACAAGTATGTTCAGACCATGGGCCGGATGATTCGCGAGGACGAACTGCTGCCTTTCGACCGAGACGCCCT
This genomic window from Desulfonatronum sp. SC1 contains:
- a CDS encoding AtpZ/AtpI family protein; this translates as MFFRSKSKYKDLMQPFSQAGLLGIHLVASTFVGALIGWYLDKWLDTKPTLFLLFLVFGIIAGFKNMYMETKKIQRELDKQDAAARQDKPQD
- a CDS encoding Lon protease family protein, producing the protein MAIPKALPSQSLRARLDPEHIGYVDSTEIPCADPAPPMQPRALHALELGLSIPKKEYNIFVVGEPQLGRTYLVQDYLNPRAAQRPTPPDWVYVFNFEDPDRPLAVSLASGAAKAFKAELAAVVHRIRDEVPNRFSQDQYLRQKEKLVRQFQNSKEELILQMEEQADGHGFNLSFDEQGNVNLFPIVDGKVLNSGDVEKLEPGVRLKLRNEGDQTLDAMLGLLRQINAREQDLRDAERNLERDVLEQVLLEALEPFIAQHVEHERLHAFLTALRGDLLDNLDQFKPKDQVAQVGGPEAMASNEGFFDRYMVNLFVDNSRLNGAPIIVEDNPTFFNLLGCIEREAEWGALFTDFSLLKPGALHRANGGFLVLHIEDVLQHPQAWEGLLRALRSMQIRIEDPGDHHETIRTKTITPEPISLDVKVILVGTDEAYDLLLAYDDRFPKLFKIKGQIQDTVTRDADSIHKYVQTMGRMIREDELLPFDRDALAWLVDFASRLAEDQKKLSLRLPIVRELMIEASAMGSMRQAAMVDRRTLEEAWEARNYRANLYEEEFLSEYDRQLIKVATTGSAVGQANGLSVSFLGDYEMGLPHQISCSVGVGHGGIIDLEREAELGGPIHTKGMMILKSYLLKLFAQNKPVVLTASLCFEQSYAQVDGDSASGAELAALISALSGCPNNLALAFTGAVSQSGAIMAVGGVTRKVEGFFEVCRRRGLTGSQGVILPEDNVVHLMLKQDVIQAVEEGRFHIYPVCCIEEALEILTGLPAGRRLKNGSFSVGSLYRLADDRLKKLEELATRDSSSRKPDRASPRTKKAATTTSPAEV